A genome region from Myroides fluvii includes the following:
- a CDS encoding DUF423 domain-containing protein, producing the protein MGRKIIVTATLLGALGIVLGAFGAHGLKKIVSETAVASYEVGVRYQLYHVFFLLFVGLSSFFSDAVKKRIFILTLIGVTLFSGSIYLLTFNGLPGFNVKFLGPITPIGGVFMIIAWVYAAIQTLKTGKSTKI; encoded by the coding sequence ATGGGACGTAAAATTATTGTAACGGCAACATTATTAGGTGCTTTAGGTATTGTTTTGGGTGCTTTTGGAGCGCACGGATTAAAAAAGATTGTCAGTGAAACTGCCGTAGCTTCTTATGAGGTTGGGGTTCGTTATCAGCTGTATCACGTCTTTTTTCTTTTGTTTGTTGGGCTTTCCTCTTTCTTCTCAGACGCAGTAAAAAAGAGGATATTTATCTTGACACTGATCGGTGTTACCTTATTTTCAGGGTCTATCTATCTACTAACGTTCAACGGGTTGCCCGGATTTAACGTTAAATTCTTAGGTCCAATTACTCCAATTGGGGGCGTTTTTATGATCATAGCTTGGGTGTATGCTGCAATTCAGACCCTTAAAACAGGAAAAAGCACGAAAATCTAG
- a CDS encoding DUF4271 domain-containing protein has product MHFFTNFAIDMDNLLLTERIVTNKDWASLLFFVGFSIIAINRTVFSVRFAEFTRLAISDKYLKIYKDNTNLRNSFTLSFLTIQLLSITFFLQIAARSFGLIEQYTLLSYIQILNFTCFFVIAKYLLDKIIGITFGIEDFVDYFNLQKATYRNYIGMYLLGIDLLLFYNDIVNQIVITTLGITLILTNLGLYVIFIKNNRKTILNKLFYFILYLCTLEIAPYFIIYFAFKNFRA; this is encoded by the coding sequence ATGCATTTTTTTACTAATTTTGCAATTGATATGGATAATCTACTCTTAACCGAACGAATTGTGACCAATAAAGATTGGGCTAGCCTGCTATTTTTTGTGGGCTTCTCCATTATTGCTATTAACAGAACTGTATTCAGTGTTCGATTTGCAGAGTTTACTCGTTTGGCTATATCTGATAAATATTTAAAAATATACAAAGACAATACGAATCTGCGCAATAGTTTTACGCTGTCGTTTTTAACTATTCAGCTGTTATCCATAACCTTTTTCTTACAAATTGCGGCGAGGTCTTTTGGCTTGATCGAACAATATACCCTATTGTCTTATATCCAAATTTTAAATTTTACTTGTTTTTTTGTTATTGCTAAGTATTTATTAGACAAAATCATTGGTATTACCTTTGGAATAGAAGATTTTGTAGATTACTTCAATTTACAAAAAGCAACCTATCGAAATTACATTGGCATGTATCTCTTGGGCATTGATTTACTCTTATTTTACAACGATATAGTCAATCAAATAGTCATTACCACCTTGGGAATTACGTTAATCTTAACAAATCTAGGTTTATACGTTATTTTTATAAAAAACAATCGAAAAACGATATTAAATAAGTTGTTCTATTTTATTTTGTATCTTTGCACCCTTGAAATAGCTCCTTATTTTATAATATACTTTGCATTTAAAAACTTTAGAGCCTAA
- the pckA gene encoding phosphoenolpyruvate carboxykinase (ATP), with translation MKMANTQSISLEKYGIKDVVEIVYNPSYDLLYNEEIKSDLQGFERGQVTELGAVNVMTGEFTGRSPKDKYIVKDSVTENTVWWNSPESPNDNKPIDQKTWEALKATTVNELSGKKLYVIDAFCGANENTRLKVRFIMEVAWQAHFVKNMFIRPTEEELANFGEPDFVVMNGSKTTFKDYKAYGLNSEVYIAFNLTEKVQIIGGTWYGGEMKKGLFSMMNYYLPLKGMASMHCSANKGKEGDVAVFFGLSGTGKTTLSTDPKRELIGDDEHGWDDEGVFNFEGGCYAKTISLSQENEPDIYGAIRRDALLENVTVDANGVIDFNDGSVTQNTRVSYPIDHIENIVKPVSKAGHATKVIFLTADAFGVMPPVSKLTPEQTKYYFLSGFTAKLAGTERGVTQPEPTFSACFGKAFLSLHPTKYGEELVKKMEEHKATAYMVNTGWNGTGKRISIKDTRAIIDRILDGSIENAETNIVPIYNFVVPTALEGVDTNILDPRNTYGDAKEWEDKAKDLAALFIKNFNLYTNNDAGKALVEAGPQL, from the coding sequence ATGAAAATGGCTAATACGCAATCAATTTCACTTGAAAAATATGGTATTAAAGATGTTGTAGAGATTGTATATAATCCTTCCTACGATCTTTTGTATAATGAAGAAATTAAGTCTGACCTACAGGGTTTTGAAAGAGGACAAGTAACTGAATTAGGAGCTGTAAATGTTATGACAGGTGAGTTCACTGGTCGTTCTCCAAAGGATAAATACATTGTAAAAGACTCAGTTACTGAGAATACCGTATGGTGGAATTCTCCAGAATCGCCAAATGACAATAAACCAATTGACCAAAAAACGTGGGAAGCTTTAAAAGCAACTACAGTAAATGAGTTGTCAGGAAAAAAACTTTATGTTATTGACGCTTTCTGTGGTGCGAATGAAAATACGCGTTTGAAAGTGAGATTCATTATGGAAGTAGCATGGCAAGCACATTTTGTAAAAAATATGTTTATCCGTCCTACAGAAGAGGAATTAGCAAACTTCGGTGAGCCAGATTTCGTAGTAATGAATGGTTCTAAAACGACATTTAAAGATTACAAAGCATACGGATTAAATTCAGAAGTATATATCGCGTTCAACTTAACGGAAAAAGTTCAAATCATCGGAGGTACTTGGTACGGAGGTGAGATGAAAAAAGGATTGTTCTCGATGATGAATTACTATTTACCATTAAAGGGAATGGCATCGATGCACTGTTCTGCAAACAAAGGTAAAGAGGGCGATGTGGCGGTATTCTTTGGATTATCAGGTACTGGAAAAACAACATTGTCGACAGATCCAAAACGCGAGTTGATTGGAGATGATGAGCATGGATGGGATGATGAAGGAGTATTCAACTTCGAAGGAGGTTGTTATGCAAAGACTATTAGTTTAAGTCAAGAAAACGAACCGGATATCTACGGTGCAATTCGCCGCGACGCTTTATTGGAAAACGTTACGGTTGATGCGAATGGAGTTATCGATTTTAATGATGGTTCAGTAACACAAAATACACGTGTTTCTTATCCAATTGACCACATTGAAAATATTGTGAAGCCGGTTTCTAAAGCGGGTCACGCAACAAAAGTAATCTTCTTAACAGCAGATGCTTTTGGAGTTATGCCTCCTGTGTCTAAATTGACACCAGAGCAAACTAAATATTACTTCTTATCTGGATTTACCGCTAAATTAGCTGGTACTGAAAGAGGAGTAACTCAACCAGAACCTACTTTCTCAGCTTGTTTTGGTAAAGCATTCTTGTCTTTACACCCAACAAAATATGGAGAGGAATTAGTGAAGAAAATGGAGGAGCACAAGGCTACTGCCTATATGGTAAATACAGGATGGAATGGTACAGGAAAGCGTATCTCTATTAAAGATACACGTGCAATCATTGACAGAATCTTAGATGGTTCTATTGAGAATGCGGAGACAAACATTGTTCCTATCTACAATTTTGTCGTACCAACAGCTTTAGAAGGAGTTGATACTAATATCTTAGATCCTCGTAATACTTACGGAGATGCAAAAGAATGGGAAGATAAAGCAAAAGATTTAGCTGCTTTATTCATCAAAAACTTCAATTTATACACGAATAATGACGCTGGAAAAGCTTTAGTTGAAGCAGGTCCACAATTGTAA
- a CDS encoding DUF1684 domain-containing protein, whose protein sequence is MKRLIMLGAVLLLQYACTSSPQTETEKALLFQKSLNKEFANKETTPLVPDALKKFVSLDFFPVNQRFIIEAQFTRTPDEVPFEMPTTTERKPIYVKYGEASFSLNGKPQKLDLFQDVNLRNQEEYKKHLFLPFTDLTSGVSTYGGGRYIDLEIPEGETIILNFNLAYNPYCVYNPKFSCPIPPPQNDINAEINAGIKDYKYE, encoded by the coding sequence ATGAAACGATTGATTATGCTTGGTGCTGTCCTATTGTTACAGTACGCTTGTACATCTTCTCCCCAAACAGAGACAGAAAAAGCACTTTTATTTCAAAAAAGCTTAAATAAAGAATTTGCAAATAAAGAGACAACTCCGTTAGTACCTGATGCCTTAAAAAAATTTGTAAGCTTAGATTTTTTTCCCGTTAACCAACGATTTATTATTGAAGCTCAGTTTACGCGTACACCAGACGAAGTGCCTTTTGAGATGCCTACAACTACGGAGCGCAAACCTATTTACGTCAAATACGGAGAGGCTTCGTTTTCACTAAACGGCAAACCACAAAAATTAGATTTATTTCAGGATGTTAACCTGCGAAATCAAGAGGAGTACAAGAAGCATTTATTCTTGCCTTTTACAGATTTAACTTCAGGAGTTAGCACTTATGGTGGGGGTAGATATATAGATTTAGAGATTCCAGAAGGAGAAACTATTATCTTGAATTTCAATCTGGCCTATAATCCATACTGTGTGTATAATCCGAAATTTTCTTGTCCAATTCCGCCTCCACAGAACGACATTAATGCAGAAATTAATGCAGGGATTAAGGATTACAAATACGAATAA
- a CDS encoding saccharopine dehydrogenase family protein — protein sequence MKEILIVGAGRSASSLIKYLLEKSTTENLHLTICDLSLALAEKKAMGHPNATAKEFDLFNTEQRQALVQQSDIVISMLPAALHIELAKDCVRFKKHLATASYISPAMAALDEEVKANNLVFMNEIGLDPGIDHMSAMKIIHEVKAKGGKIISFESFCGGLMAPESDTNLWNYKFTWNPRNVVLAGQGGAAKFIQEGQYKYIPYNKVFRRTEFLNVKGYGKFEAYANRDSLKYQSVYGLDDAKTIFRGTIRRVGYSRAWNLFVELGITDDTYVIDNSETMSYREFINLYLPYHPTDTVETKLRLALNIDQDDIVWEKLLELDLFNPDKIIGLKNATPAQILEKILADSWTLEPEDKDMIVMYHKIGYELNGVKRQIDSTMICIGDDQTYTAMAKTVGLPLAIAALKILKGIINTPGVQMPIEEEVYAPILKELEENGIVFDEKEVEYQGF from the coding sequence ATGAAAGAAATATTAATCGTAGGCGCTGGCCGTTCTGCCTCTTCACTTATTAAGTATTTACTTGAAAAATCTACGACAGAAAACCTTCATTTAACCATTTGCGATTTGTCTTTAGCTCTTGCAGAGAAAAAAGCAATGGGACATCCGAATGCTACGGCAAAGGAATTTGATTTATTTAATACGGAGCAAAGACAAGCTTTGGTTCAACAATCAGACATTGTTATATCCATGCTACCTGCAGCCTTACACATTGAATTGGCAAAAGATTGCGTGCGCTTCAAGAAACATTTAGCGACAGCTTCCTATATCAGTCCAGCAATGGCTGCTTTAGACGAAGAAGTAAAAGCAAACAACTTAGTGTTCATGAACGAAATTGGATTAGATCCAGGGATTGATCACATGAGTGCGATGAAAATTATTCACGAAGTAAAAGCAAAAGGAGGAAAAATAATTTCATTTGAATCTTTTTGTGGAGGACTAATGGCACCTGAATCAGACACTAACTTATGGAACTACAAATTTACGTGGAATCCGCGTAACGTAGTTTTAGCAGGACAAGGTGGTGCAGCTAAATTTATCCAAGAAGGACAATATAAATACATTCCGTACAACAAAGTATTCAGACGTACTGAATTTTTAAATGTAAAGGGATATGGCAAATTTGAAGCTTATGCGAACCGCGACTCTTTAAAATACCAAAGCGTTTACGGTCTAGACGACGCAAAAACAATCTTTAGAGGAACAATTCGCCGTGTAGGATATTCTAGAGCATGGAATTTATTTGTTGAATTGGGAATTACAGATGATACGTATGTAATTGACAACTCAGAAACCATGTCATACCGTGAATTCATCAACTTATATTTACCTTATCATCCAACAGATACGGTGGAAACAAAATTGAGATTGGCGTTGAACATCGATCAAGATGATATTGTATGGGAGAAACTATTGGAATTAGATCTATTCAACCCAGATAAAATCATTGGATTGAAAAATGCTACTCCAGCGCAGATTCTCGAAAAGATCTTAGCCGATAGCTGGACATTAGAACCAGAGGATAAAGACATGATTGTGATGTACCATAAAATTGGTTACGAATTAAACGGAGTGAAAAGACAAATTGACTCGACGATGATTTGTATCGGTGATGACCAAACATACACCGCAATGGCAAAAACAGTAGGTTTGCCATTGGCCATTGCAGCATTAAAAATCCTAAAAGGCATCATCAATACCCCAGGTGTACAAATGCCAATTGAAGAGGAAGTTTATGCTCCAATTCTAAAAGAACTAGAAGAAAACGGCATCGTTTTCGACGAAAAAGAAGTAGAATACCAAGGATTCTAA
- a CDS encoding Dps family protein, with the protein MKTNIGLKDEVRQQITDKLAKLLADEFVLYTKTRKAHYNVEGIDFHSMHLFFQTQYEAIILDVDAIAERIRHLGHYAPSSLKEYLALTQLSESRDNAGNDSASWIKDLCKDHEAIILYLREHIDLIDDMHDQGTADFLTGLLEKHEEAAWMLRAHIK; encoded by the coding sequence ATGAAAACAAACATTGGTTTAAAAGACGAGGTAAGACAACAAATCACAGATAAACTTGCCAAACTATTAGCAGATGAATTTGTGCTTTATACAAAAACGAGAAAAGCACACTATAACGTTGAGGGTATTGACTTTCATTCAATGCATCTATTTTTTCAAACCCAATATGAAGCAATTATATTAGATGTAGACGCTATAGCAGAAAGAATTCGCCATTTAGGACATTATGCCCCAAGTAGTTTAAAAGAATATTTAGCCTTGACTCAATTATCTGAATCAAGAGATAACGCGGGAAATGACAGTGCTTCATGGATTAAAGATTTATGTAAAGATCACGAAGCAATTATCCTCTACTTAAGAGAGCATATCGATTTAATTGACGATATGCATGATCAAGGTACAGCGGATTTCTTAACTGGCCTATTAGAAAAACACGAAGAAGCAGCTTGGATGCTACGCGCTCATATCAAGTAA
- a CDS encoding uroporphyrinogen-III synthase — protein MKVKTILVSQPEPKVENSPYFEIEQKYKVKIDFRPFIHVEGVPAKDVRQQKIDLNNFTAVILTSRNSVDHFFRVAEEMRYKVPETLKYFCQSEAIAFYLQKYVVYRKRKIYVGQKDFADLAPLIKKYKDEKFLLSASDQLNAEVPTILGELKVDWTAGTFYKTVMSDLSDLADVKYDVLAFFSPTGIKSLFMNFPDFSQDNTRIAVFGTTTQKEALDHDLRVDIMAPSPEAPSMTMALEKYIHKVNK, from the coding sequence ATGAAAGTGAAAACAATTTTGGTTTCTCAACCAGAACCTAAAGTAGAAAACTCACCATACTTTGAGATCGAACAAAAGTATAAAGTAAAAATTGACTTTAGGCCTTTTATACACGTTGAAGGTGTACCTGCTAAGGATGTAAGACAACAAAAAATCGATTTAAACAACTTTACAGCTGTTATTTTGACGAGTAGGAACTCTGTAGACCATTTCTTTCGCGTTGCAGAAGAAATGCGCTATAAAGTGCCTGAAACGCTAAAGTATTTTTGCCAATCTGAAGCAATCGCTTTTTATCTTCAAAAATACGTGGTGTACCGCAAGAGAAAAATTTATGTAGGTCAAAAAGATTTTGCTGATTTAGCTCCTTTGATAAAAAAATACAAGGATGAGAAATTCTTATTGTCAGCATCCGATCAATTAAACGCAGAAGTTCCTACGATTTTAGGAGAATTAAAAGTAGACTGGACTGCTGGAACTTTTTACAAAACAGTAATGAGTGATTTATCGGATTTAGCCGATGTGAAATACGACGTTTTGGCTTTCTTTAGTCCAACGGGAATCAAATCACTATTCATGAATTTTCCTGACTTCTCACAAGACAACACTCGAATTGCAGTATTTGGTACAACCACGCAAAAAGAAGCCTTAGATCACGATTTACGCGTAGATATCATGGCTCCTTCACCAGAAGCACCATCGATGACCATGGCACTTGAAAAATACATTCACAAAGTAAATAAATAA
- the mtgA gene encoding monofunctional biosynthetic peptidoglycan transglycosylase, whose translation MVRKLLRFILKLVLWFFALSIFSVIFFRFVPVPYTPLMFIRLYEQKKEGKSFTMKHDWVSLDQISPNLQKAVIVSEDGHFLSHNGFDFKAIEKAMKNNEKGKRIKGGSTISQQTAKNVFLWPGRSYIRKGFEAYFTALIELFWSKERILEVYLNSIEMGDGVYGAEAAAQHWYKKSAAKLTVNEAAGLAVILPSPRRYNPVKSGPYVSKRKQTISRYIKGYGPLNLTKNKKK comes from the coding sequence ATGGTTCGCAAACTTTTACGCTTTATTCTTAAGCTTGTGTTGTGGTTCTTTGCGCTAAGCATCTTTTCAGTTATCTTTTTTCGTTTTGTTCCTGTGCCTTATACGCCCTTGATGTTTATTCGATTGTACGAACAAAAGAAAGAAGGCAAATCTTTTACGATGAAACACGATTGGGTCTCCTTAGACCAAATCAGTCCAAATTTACAAAAGGCCGTTATTGTCAGTGAGGATGGACATTTTTTAAGTCACAATGGTTTTGATTTCAAGGCTATTGAAAAGGCGATGAAGAACAACGAGAAAGGCAAACGCATCAAAGGAGGGAGTACAATTTCGCAACAAACGGCAAAAAACGTTTTCTTATGGCCAGGTCGAAGTTATATTCGCAAGGGGTTCGAGGCTTATTTCACGGCATTAATTGAGTTGTTTTGGTCCAAAGAACGCATTTTAGAGGTCTACCTCAACAGTATTGAGATGGGAGACGGTGTATATGGAGCTGAAGCGGCAGCGCAGCATTGGTACAAAAAGAGTGCAGCCAAATTAACCGTGAATGAAGCGGCAGGATTAGCTGTAATCTTACCTAGCCCAAGACGATACAATCCAGTAAAATCAGGCCCCTATGTCAGTAAAAGAAAGCAAACGATTTCTCGTTACATCAAAGGCTACGGTCCATTAAATTTAACTAAAAATAAAAAGAAGTAA